One Enterobacter asburiae genomic window, GACGCGTGAGTATTCAACCTGCTCGCCTTCCAGGAACTCGGAGCTGCCTGCGTTTTCGATGGTTGCTTTACGCAGCATCTGACGAACGATAACTTCGATGTGCTTATCGTTAATCTTAACGCCCTGCAGACGGTAAACGTCCTGCACTTCGTTGGTGATGTAACGCGTTACCGCGTGTACGCCACGAAGACGCAGAATATCGTGCGGAGCTTCTGGACCATCGGAAACCACGTCACCACGTTCTACACGTTCACCTTCGAACACGTTGAGCTGACGCCACTTAGGAATCATCTCTTCGTACGGTTCGCTGCCATCTACTGGAGTGATAACCAGACGGCGCTTCCCTTTGGTCTCTTTACCGAAGGAGATGATACCGCTGATTTCAGCCAGGATTGCAGGCTCTTTCGGACGACGTGCTTCGAACAGATCCGCAACGCGTGGCAGACCACCGGTGATGTCCTTGGTACCGCTGGATTCCTGTGGAATACGCGCCAGAGCATCACCCGCACCGATCTGAATGCCATCTTCCAGCTGAACGATCGCTTTACCCGGCAGGAAGTACTGCGCAGGCATGTCGGTACCAGGGATCAGAACGTCGTTACCCTGAGCATCAACGATTTTCAGTGCAGGACGCAGATCTTTACCACCGGTAGTACGTTCAGCAGAATCCAGAACCACCAGAGAAGACAGACCGGTCAGCTCGTCGGTCTGACGAGTAATGGTCTGGCCGTCGATCATGTCAGTGAAGCGGATGAAACCACTTACTTCGGTGATAACCGGCATGGTGTGTGGATCCCAGTTTGCAACGGTTTCACCGCCGGCAACCTGCTCGCCATCACCTTTCGCCATAACCGCACCGTAAGGCACTTTATAGCTCTCTTTGGTACGACCGAATTCGTCGATCAGCTTCAGCTCGGTGTTACGTGAGGTCACAACCAGCTTGCCTGCGGAGTTAACAACAGACTTCGCGTTGCTGAGCTTGATGCTACCTTTGTTTTTCACCTGGATGCTGGATTCAGCAGCCGCACGAGATGCCGCACCACCGATGTGGAACGTACGCATCGTCAGCTGTGTACCCGGCTCACCGATGGACTGTGCCGCGATAACGCCGATTGCTTCACCTTTGTTGATGATGTGGCCACGCGCCAGGTCACGACCGTAGCAGTGCGCACATACACCAAAGTCGGTGTCACAGGATACAACGGAACGTACTTTCACGGAGTCAACAGAGTTCGCTTCCAGCAGGTCACACCAGTGCTCGTGCAGCAGCGTGTTGCGTGGAACCAGAATGTCTGCAGTGCCCGGCTTCAGAATGTCTTCCGCGGTCACACGACCCAGTACGCGATCGCGCAGTGGCTCTTTAACATCACCACCCTCGATAACCGGGGTCATGGTGATACCTTCGAGGGTGCCACAATCGTCTTCGGTCACAACCAGATCCTGGGCAACGTCAACCAGACGACGCGTCAGATAACCGGAGTTCGCTGTTTTCAGTGCGGTATCCGCCAGACCTTTACGAGCACCGTGCGTGGAGATGAAGTACTGGAGTACGTTCAGACCTTCACGGAAGTTCGCGGTGATTGGCGTTTCGATGATGGAGCCATCTGGCTTCGCCATCAGACCACGCATACCTGCCAGCTGACGAATCTGTGCTGCGGAACCACGCGCACCGGAGTCGGCCATCATGTAGATGCTGTTGAAGGAAACCTGCTGCTCTTCTACGCCGTCACGGTTAATCACGGTTTCGGTCTGCAGGTTATCCATCATCGCTTTGGATACACGATCGTTCGCCGCTGCCCAGATATCGATAACTTTGTTATAGCGTTCGCCCGCGGTAACCAGACCAGACTGGAACTGCTCCTGGATCTCAGCAACTTCGGCTTCCGCTTCAGAGATGATCTCGTGTTTCTTCTCTGGGATGACCATGTCATCGATACCAACAGATGCACCTGAACGCGCTGCATAAGCAAAGCCGGTATACATTGTCTGGTCAGCGAAGATAACGGTCGGCTTCAGACCCAGAATGCGGTAACAGGTGTTCAGCATTTTGGAGATCGCTTTCTTGCCCAGCGCCTGGTTGACGATGGAGAAAGGCAGACCTTTCGGTACGATCATCCACAGAATGGCACGGCCAACGGTCGTGTCTTTCAGGCTGGTTTTCGCAACGAATTCGCCGTTTTCATCTTTTTCGTATTCGGTGATACGCACTTTAACGCGCGCATGCAGAGAGGCCAGGCCAGCGCGATAAATACGCTCAGCTTCTTTCGGGCCAGTCAGCACCATGCCTTCGCCTTTGGCGTTAACACAGTCACGGGTCATGTAGTACAGACCCAGTACAACGTCCTGAGAAGGAACGATGATAGGTTCACCGTTCGCTGGGGACAGGATGTTGTTGGTAGACATCATCAGCGCACGCGCTTCGAGCTGGGCTTCCAGCGTCAGCGGTACGTGAACAGCCATCTGGTCACCATCGAAGTCGGCGTTATATGCCGCACAAACCAGCGGGTGCAGCTGGATAGCTTTACCTTCGATCAGGACTGGCTCAAATGCCTGGATACCCAAACGGTGCAGAGTTGGTGCACGGTTCAGCAGTACCGGGTGTTCGCGGATAACTTCGTCCAGGATATCCCAAACGACAGCTTCTTCACGCTCAACCATTTTCTTAGCGGCTTTGATGGTGGTGGCGAGGCCACGCAGTTCCAGCTTGCCGTAGATGAACGGTTTGAACAGCTCCAGTGCCATTTTCTTCGGCAGACCGCACTGATGCAGACGCAGGTATGGACCTACGGTGATTACAGAACGACCGGAGTAGTCAACACGCTTACCGAGCAGGTTCTGACGGAAGCGACCCTGTTTACCTTTGATCATGTCGGCCAAAGATTTCAGAGGACGCTTGTTAGAACCGGTGATCGCACGACCGCGACGACCGTTATCCAGCAGGGCATCTACCGCTTCCTGCAGCATACGTTTTTCGTTGCGTACGATGATGTCCGGCGCAGCCAGATCCAGCAGACGTTTCAGACGGTTGTTACGGTTGATCACGCGACGATACAGATCGTTCAGATCGGACGTTGCGAAACGCCCACCATCCAGCGGAACCAGTGGACGCAGATCTGGCGGCAGAACCGGCAGAACGGTCAGGATCATCCACTCTGGTTTGTTACCAGACTGAACGAACGCTTCCAGCAGTTTGATACGCTTGGTCAGCTTTTTACGTTTGGTTTCGGAGTTGGTTTCGTTCAGCTCTTCACGCAGCTGTTCGCACTCTTGCTCCAGATCCATGCTCTTCAGCAGGGCCTGAATAGCTTCCGCACCCATCTTCGCGTCGAATTCGTCACCGAACTCTTCCAGCGCGTCCAGATACTGCTCTTCAGTCAGGATCTGATGACGTTCCAGGTTCGTCATCCCGCCTTCGATAACCACATAAGATTCGAAGTACAGAACGCGTTCGATATCGCGCAGCGGCATATCCAGCAGCAGACCGATACGGGACGGCAGAGATTTCAGGAACCAGATGTGAGCGGTCGGAGACGCCAGCTCGATGTGGCCCATGCGCTCAC contains:
- the rpoC gene encoding DNA-directed RNA polymerase subunit beta' → MKDLLKFLKAQTKTEEFDAIKIALASPDMIRSWSFGEVKKPETINYRTFKPERDGLFCARIFGPVKDYECLCGKYKRLKHRGVICEKCGVEVTQTKVRRERMGHIELASPTAHIWFLKSLPSRIGLLLDMPLRDIERVLYFESYVVIEGGMTNLERHQILTEEQYLDALEEFGDEFDAKMGAEAIQALLKSMDLEQECEQLREELNETNSETKRKKLTKRIKLLEAFVQSGNKPEWMILTVLPVLPPDLRPLVPLDGGRFATSDLNDLYRRVINRNNRLKRLLDLAAPDIIVRNEKRMLQEAVDALLDNGRRGRAITGSNKRPLKSLADMIKGKQGRFRQNLLGKRVDYSGRSVITVGPYLRLHQCGLPKKMALELFKPFIYGKLELRGLATTIKAAKKMVEREEAVVWDILDEVIREHPVLLNRAPTLHRLGIQAFEPVLIEGKAIQLHPLVCAAYNADFDGDQMAVHVPLTLEAQLEARALMMSTNNILSPANGEPIIVPSQDVVLGLYYMTRDCVNAKGEGMVLTGPKEAERIYRAGLASLHARVKVRITEYEKDENGEFVAKTSLKDTTVGRAILWMIVPKGLPFSIVNQALGKKAISKMLNTCYRILGLKPTVIFADQTMYTGFAYAARSGASVGIDDMVIPEKKHEIISEAEAEVAEIQEQFQSGLVTAGERYNKVIDIWAAANDRVSKAMMDNLQTETVINRDGVEEQQVSFNSIYMMADSGARGSAAQIRQLAGMRGLMAKPDGSIIETPITANFREGLNVLQYFISTHGARKGLADTALKTANSGYLTRRLVDVAQDLVVTEDDCGTLEGITMTPVIEGGDVKEPLRDRVLGRVTAEDILKPGTADILVPRNTLLHEHWCDLLEANSVDSVKVRSVVSCDTDFGVCAHCYGRDLARGHIINKGEAIGVIAAQSIGEPGTQLTMRTFHIGGAASRAAAESSIQVKNKGSIKLSNAKSVVNSAGKLVVTSRNTELKLIDEFGRTKESYKVPYGAVMAKGDGEQVAGGETVANWDPHTMPVITEVSGFIRFTDMIDGQTITRQTDELTGLSSLVVLDSAERTTGGKDLRPALKIVDAQGNDVLIPGTDMPAQYFLPGKAIVQLEDGIQIGAGDALARIPQESSGTKDITGGLPRVADLFEARRPKEPAILAEISGIISFGKETKGKRRLVITPVDGSEPYEEMIPKWRQLNVFEGERVERGDVVSDGPEAPHDILRLRGVHAVTRYITNEVQDVYRLQGVKINDKHIEVIVRQMLRKATIENAGSSEFLEGEQVEYSRVKIANRDLEANGKIGATFSRDLLGITKASLATESFISAASFQETTRVLTEAAVAGKRDELRGLKENVIVGRLIPAGTGYAYHQDRMRRRAAGELPAAPQVTAEDASASLAELLNAGLGGSDNE